From a single Arachis hypogaea cultivar Tifrunner chromosome 3, arahy.Tifrunner.gnm2.J5K5, whole genome shotgun sequence genomic region:
- the LOC112790438 gene encoding uncharacterized protein isoform X2 — protein MQDAISIPACFSPSPSLQSTSNGHETTLTRSSQSIFMSVYRTKVADQCRLISITWCKNLMLHGLSVSVSGSEGQTEYSCKVELKPWYFWRKQGSKRLVIEDTSSNKDIEIFWDLKNAKFHGETEPSSDYYVAVVCDQEVVLLLGDMKKEAYRRTRCRPSLIDPILVSKKEHIFGKKKFSTRAKFHEKGRCHEISIECKNNNIKGSSNNGGGDNNGVVQHNHHHHQPELEIRFDGHLVIHVKHLQWKFRGNERVHMNKMRVEVYWDVHDWLFNHGLKHALFIFKPVLLSSSKSSSLSSSSPSPSPLSSSSPSSTPLSSNTGSSAGSSSMLEGLNCVSSNVSSSSSSSEFCLFIYAWKVE, from the exons ATGCAAGATGCAATTAGTATCCCCGCGTGCTTTTCTCCGTCTCCTTCTTTACAAAGTACTAGTAACGGACATGAAACTACTCTGACTCGATCAAGTCAGAGCATTTTCATGTCCGTATATAGAACCAAAGTTGCTGATCAGTGTCGACTGATCAGCATCACATGGTGCAAAAACTTGATGCTTCACGGCTTGTCCGTGTCCGTGTCAGGATCCGAGGGACAAACTGAGTATAGCTGCAAGGTCGAGTTGAAACCATGGTACTTTTGGAGAAAACAAGGATCGAAGCGCTTGGTCATTGAAGACACAAGTAGTAATAAAGATATTGAGATATTTTGGGATCTTAAGAATGCAAAGTTCCATGGTGAAACGGAACCGAGTTCGGATTACTATGTTGCTGTGGTTTGTGATCAAgaggttgttcttcttcttggtgATATGAAGAAAGAAGCTTATAGAAGAACAAGGTGCAGACCTTCGCTAATTGATCCCATTTTAGTTTCAAAGAAGGAGCATATATTTGGGAAGAAGAAGTTCTCAACTAGAGCAAAGTTTCATGAAAAGG GTAGATGCCATGAGATCTCAATTGAATGCAAGAACAATAACATCAAAGGAAGCAGCAACAATGGTGGAGGAGATAATAATGGAGTTGTTcagcataatcatcatcatcatcaaccagAATTGGAGATAAGATTTGATGGGCACTTAGTGATTCATGTGAAGCACTTGCAATGGAAATTCAGAGGGAATGAACGAGTTCATATGAACAAGATGAGAGTGGAAGTATATTGGGATGTTCATGATTGGCTCTTCAATCATGGTTTGAAGCATGCATTGTTCATATTCAAGCCAGTTTTGTTATCATCATCAAAATCATCCTCACTTTCATCGTCTTCGCCGTCGCCGTCGCCGTTATCGTCTTCGTCTCCGTCTTCTACTCCGTTATCAAGTAACACGGGTAGTTCTGCTGGATCATCATCAATGTTGGAGGGATTGAATTGTGTTAGTAGtaatgtttcttcttcttcttcttcttcggagTTTTGCTTGTTTATCTATGCTTGGAAAGTTGAATAA
- the LOC112790438 gene encoding uncharacterized protein isoform X1 has protein sequence MQDAISIPACFSPSPSLQSTSNGHETTLTRSSQSIFMSVYRTKVADQCRLISITWCKNLMLHGLSVSVSGSEGQTEYSCKVELKPWYFWRKQGSKRLVIEDTSSNKDIEIFWDLKNAKFHGETEPSSDYYVAVVCDQEVVLLLGDMKKEAYRRTRCRPSLIDPILVSKKEHIFGKKKFSTRAKFHEKGRCHEISIECKNNNIKGSSNNGGGDNNGVVQHNHHHHQPELEIRFDGHLVIHVKHLQWKFRGNERVHMNKMRVEVYWDVHDWLFNHGLKHALFIFKPVLLSSSKSSSLSSSSPSPSPLSSSSPSSTPLSSNTGSSAGSSSMLEGLNCVSSNVSSSSSSSEFCLFIYAWKVE, from the exons ATGCAAGATGCAATTAGTATCCCCGCGTGCTTTTCTCCGTCTCCTTCTTTACAAAGTACTAGTAACGGACATGAAACTACTCTGACTCGATCAAGTCAGAGCATTTTCATGTCCGTATATAGAACCAAAGTTGCTGATCAGTGTCGACTGATCAGCATCACATGGTGCAAAAACTTGATGCTTCACGGCTTGTCCGTGTCCGTGTCAGGATCCGAGGGACAAACTGAGTATAGCTGCAAGGTCGAGTTGAAACCATGGTACTTTTGGAGAAAACAAGGATCGAAGCGCTTGGTCATTGAAGACACAAGTAGTAATAAAGATATTGAGATATTTTGGGATCTTAAGAATGCAAAGTTCCATGGTGAAACGGAACCGAGTTCGGATTACTATGTTGCTGTGGTTTGTGATCAAgaggttgttcttcttcttggtgATATGAAGAAAGAAGCTTATAGAAGAACAAGGTGCAGACCTTCGCTAATTGATCCCATTTTAGTTTCAAAGAAGGAGCATATATTTGGGAAGAAGAAGTTCTCAACTAGAGCAAAGTTTCATGAAAAGGGTAG ATGCCATGAGATCTCAATTGAATGCAAGAACAATAACATCAAAGGAAGCAGCAACAATGGTGGAGGAGATAATAATGGAGTTGTTcagcataatcatcatcatcatcaaccagAATTGGAGATAAGATTTGATGGGCACTTAGTGATTCATGTGAAGCACTTGCAATGGAAATTCAGAGGGAATGAACGAGTTCATATGAACAAGATGAGAGTGGAAGTATATTGGGATGTTCATGATTGGCTCTTCAATCATGGTTTGAAGCATGCATTGTTCATATTCAAGCCAGTTTTGTTATCATCATCAAAATCATCCTCACTTTCATCGTCTTCGCCGTCGCCGTCGCCGTTATCGTCTTCGTCTCCGTCTTCTACTCCGTTATCAAGTAACACGGGTAGTTCTGCTGGATCATCATCAATGTTGGAGGGATTGAATTGTGTTAGTAGtaatgtttcttcttcttcttcttcttcggagTTTTGCTTGTTTATCTATGCTTGGAAAGTTGAATAA